The following proteins are encoded in a genomic region of Arachis stenosperma cultivar V10309 chromosome 4, arast.V10309.gnm1.PFL2, whole genome shotgun sequence:
- the LOC130975177 gene encoding uncharacterized protein LOC130975177: MAKMEAMLTSLGKGFEDMKKFKEEVRWSIKSRGEVIKNLKSQVGHLSQQIPKSTDSFPSDTEKNPRGEIKKVRWEERKAFILANEEMLEEDTSKPTEHSQGSSENILERKEQETGSVQRKESTGKEIQKSYVPRAPFPQRLLGGEKERSYSRFLDMFASFSVNIPFIKTPQQKPTYIKCMKELLNKKGTLKGGQTVAMNKECSAIIKKDVLLKKKDPGSFHIPCKLQINELRSMDVMIQLDNKTQKQAEGVVENVLVKVGNYFLPIDFVVLDMDESYLHPIILWRPFLATGRALIDVEQGELILRIHDEQLTFHTFKPTSESEPKLKEPKDYHNNMCTKESNSISVAETLK, translated from the exons ATGGCCAAAATGGAAGCTATGCTTACAAGCCTTGGCAAGGGATTTGAAGACatgaagaaattcaaagaagaagtGAGATGGAGTATAAAAAGCCGAGGAGAGGTTATTAAGAATCTCAAATCTCAAGTAGGACATCTTTCACAGCAGATTCCAAAGTCCACTGATAGTTTTCCAAGTGACACTGAGAAAAATCCAAGAGGGGAAATAAAGAAGGTGAGATGGGAAGAACGTAAGGCATTTATTCTTGCAAATGAAGAAATGCTGGAAGAAGATACCAGTAAGCCAACAGAGCACAGCCAAGGAAGTTCCGAGAACATCTTAGAGAGAAAGGAACAAGAAACTGGATCTGTACAAAGAAAAGAATCAACAGGGAAGGAAATTCAGAAATCCTATGTGCCAAGagcaccatttcctcagagACTCCTGGGAGGTGAGAAAGAAAGGTCATATTCAAGATTCCTAGATATGTTTGCATCTTTCAGTGTCAACATTCCCTTTATCAAAACTCCCCAACAGAAGCCTACATACATCAAGTGCATGAAAGAGCTGCTGAACAAGAAAGGAACTTTAAAAGGGGGACAAACAGTGGCAATGaacaaggaatgtagtgccatcATCAAGAAGGACGTGCTTCTGAAGAAAaaagatccagggagctttcatATTCCCTGT AAGTTGCAAATCAATGAGTTGAGATCCATGGATGTGATGATACAATTGGATAATAAAACTCAGAAGCAGGCTGAAGGAGTAGTTGAAAATGtgttggtgaaagtgggaaattacTTCCTCCCTATAGACTTTGTTGTTCTAGACATGGATGAAAGTTACCTCCATCCCATTATTCTGTGGAGACCGTTTCTAGCTACTGGTCGAGCACTCATTgatgtagaacaaggagagttgatactgagaatacatgatgagcaGCTTACTTTCCATACTTTCAAACCTACATCTGAGTCTGAACCAAAACTTAAAGAGCCAAAGGATTATCACAATAACATGTGCACAAAGGAAAGCAACAGCATTTCGGTAGCTGAAACCCTGAAATAG